Proteins from a genomic interval of Antedon mediterranea chromosome 5, ecAntMedi1.1, whole genome shotgun sequence:
- the LOC140050501 gene encoding uncharacterized protein, with the protein MVLLKLLFVLLIIGIISNEARGWSIGPDKGDEETPDEGDRSPFGDAIPEGQGPNSGEYIFDIADQRRHERPDGEGESPDDGDRESPNEGGRGSPDEGDRGSPVGDAIQEGEGLKSNESIFVEQGRPGGEGGSPDEGDGDSPDEGDREIPDKGDRESPDEGDRGSPDEGDRESHDEDAREIPDEGDRESPDEGDRGSPDEGDRGSPDEDDRGSPDEGDIESPNEVDRQSPDEGDREIPDEGNGSPVVGNAIQEGEGLNSNESIAVDQRRPGGQGRPGGERGSLDEGDRESPDQGDRGNPDEGNGSPVVGNAIQEGEGLNSNESIAVDQRRPGRQGGERGSFDESDRESPDQGDRGNPDEGDRGSHNEGDRESHDEADRESPDEGDRESPDEGDRGSLDEGDRGSPDEGGGGGPDEGDIESPNEGDRKSPDEGDIEIPDEGNGSPVVGNAIQEGEGLNSNESIAVDQRRPGRQGRPGGEIGSLDEGDRESPDQGDRGNPDEGDRESHDEGDRESHDEGDRKSHDEGDRESREEGDRESPDEGDRGSPDEGDRGSPDEGGGGGPDEGDKDSPVEGDRDSLDEGEEGYSSFIFHMDG; encoded by the coding sequence ATGGTCTTGTTAAAATTACTGTTTGTTCTACTTATCATCGGTATCATTTCAAATGAGGCTCGTGGATGGTCAATCGGTCCTGACAAAGGCGATGAAGAAACTCCCGATGAAGGCGATCGAAGCCCATTCGGCGATGCAATCCCAGAAGGTCAAGGACCCAACAGCGGCGAATACATCTTCGACATCGCCGACCAAAGACGCCACGAACGCCCCGACGGCGAAGGAGAAAGTCCAGACGATGGCGATAGAGAAAGTCCCAACGAAGGCGGTAGAGGAAGTCCCGACGAAGGCGATAGAGGAAGTCCAGTCGGCGATGCAATCCAAGAAGGTGAAGGACTAAAAAGCAACGAATCAATCTTCGTCGAGCAAGGACGCCCTGGCGGCGAAGGAGGAAGTCCCGACGAAGGCGATGGAGATAGTCCTGACGAAGGCGATAGAGAAATTCCCGACAAAGGCGATAGAGAAAGTCCTGACGAAGGCGATAGAGGAAGTCCTGACGAAGGCGATAGAGAAAGTCACGACGAAGATGCTAGAGAAATTCCCGACGAAGGCGATAGAGAAAGTCCCGACGAAGGTGATAGAGGAAGTCCTGACGAAGGCGATAGAGGAAGTCCCGACGAAGACGATAGAGGAAGTCCCGACGAAGGCGATATAGAAAGTCCCAACGAAGTTGATAGACAAAGTCCCGACGAAGGCGATAGAGAAATTCCCGACGAAGGCAATGGAAGCCCAGTCGTCGGCAATGCAATCCAAGAAGGTGAAGGACTCAACAGCAACGAATCAATCGCCGTCGACCAAAGACGCCCCGGCGGCCAAGGACGCCCCGGCGGCGAAAGAGGAAGTCTCGACGAAGGCGATAGAGAAAGTCCAGACCAAGGCGATAGAGGAAATCCCGACGAAGGCAATGGAAGCCCAGTCGTCGGCAATGCAATCCAAGAAGGTGAAGGACTCAACAGCAACGAATCAATCGCCGTCGACCAAAGACGCCCCGGCCGCCAAGGCGGCGAAAGAGGAAGTTTCGACGAAAGCGATAGAGAAAGTCCCGACCAAGGCGATAGAGGAAATCCCGACGAAGGCGATAGAGGAAGTCACAACGAAGGCGATAGAGAAAGTCACGACGAAGCCGATAGAGAAAGTCCCGACGAAGGCGATAGAGAAAGTCCTGACGAAGGTGATAGAGGAAGTCTCGACGAAGGCGATAGGGGAAGTCCCGACGAAGGCGGTGGAGGAGGTCCCGACGAAGGCGATATAGAAAGTCCCAACGAAGGTGATAGAAAAAGTCCCGACGAAGGCGATATAGAAATTCCCGACGAAGGCAATGGAAGCCCAGTCGTCGGCAATGCAATCCAAGAAGGTGAAGGACTCAACAGCAACGAATCAATCGCCGTCGACCAAAGACGCCCCGGCCGCCAAGGACGCCCCGGCGGCGAAATAGGAAGTCTCGACGAAGGCGATAGAGAAAGTCCCGACCAAGGCGATAGAGGAAATCCCGACGAAGGCGATAGAGAAAGTCACGACGAAGGCGATAGAGAAAGTCACGACGAAGGCGATAGAAAAAGTCACGACGAAGGCGATAGAGAAAGTCGCGAAGAAGGCGATAGAGAAAGTCCTGACGAAGGCGATAGAGGAAGTCCCGACGAAGGCGATAGAGGAAGTCCCGACGAAGGCGGTGGAGGAGGTCCCGACGAAGGCGATAAAGATAGTCCCGTCGAAGGCGATAGAGATAGTCTCGACGAAGGCGAAGAAGGCTATTCCTCATTTATTTTCCATATGGATGGATGA